From a single Amphiprion ocellaris isolate individual 3 ecotype Okinawa chromosome 18, ASM2253959v1, whole genome shotgun sequence genomic region:
- the ndr2 gene encoding nodal-related 2: protein MRSLGVLSAALHASLLVLLLAQGIHRPRDGAFMRPLHRFAVTDRSTGFHLPSYMMHLYRNFKSNFSRPVDTMEQDAARQADTVKSIMAKGLTYRQSHWVVTFDLHALLADKQIQAAELRIRLPRTPTASNITVEVYHQRGQEMQLVGQLADSSLVTSSLSWKVFNMTSPLLSWLRQKATARIRHKRGSRKRKAMKKKRGLSLPDRPVYVSSSRKEHDVSDRALLVVFSHTGSDENSKAKASLLHTAEQSKFLSPAEMKKAHWPKRRRSKRGQREHTGGSLQVTEREKEKSLCHKVDLHVDFNQIGWGYWIIFPKRYNAYRCEGSCPGPLGEDLNPTNHAYMQSLLKHYYPDRVASPCCAPTKMSPLSMLYYENGEMLLRHHEDMIVDECGCQ from the exons ATGCGCTCATTGGGAGTTCTGAGCGCCGCGCTGCACGCAtctctgctggtgctgctgctggctcAGGGGATCCACAGACCCCGGGATGGAGCCTTCATGAGGCCGCTGCACCGGTTCGCCGTGACCGATCGATCCACCGGGTTTCACCTACCGAGCTATATGATGCACCTTTACCGGAATTTCAAGTCAAACTTTTCCAGGCCGGTGGATACTATGGAGCAGGACGCAGCAAGACAAGCGGACACGGTGAAGAGTATTATGGCTAAAG GTCTGACCTACAGACAGAGTCACTGGGTGGTGACCTTTGACCTCCACGCCCTGCTGGCCGACAAGCAGATCCAGGCAGCCGAGCTGAGGATCAGGCTTCCTCGGACACCCACCGCCTCCAACATCACCGTGGAGGTTTATCACCAGCGCGGCCAGGAAATGCAGCTGGTCGGGCAGCTCGCTGACTCATCGCTGGTCACTTCGTCTCTGAGCTGGAAAGTGTTCAACATGACGAGTCCTCTCTTGAGCTGGCTCAGGCAGAAGGCAACGGCGAGAATACGGCACAAGAGAGGGTCAAGAAAAAGGAAAGCgatgaagaaaaagagaggCCTGTCTCTTCCCGATCGGCCCGTTTATGTGTCGAGCTCGAGGAAGGAGCATGACGTGAGCGACCGGGCCTTGCTGGTCGTCTTCTCGCACACGGGATCTGATGAAAACTCAAAGGCTAAAGCCAGTTTGCTCCATACAGCCGAGCAATCCAAGTTCTTGTCTCCTGCTGAGATGAAAAAGGCCCACTGGCCCAAGAGGCGAAGGAGCAAACGTGGTCAGAGAGAACACACAGGAGGAAGCCTACAGGTGACtgaaagagagaaggaaaagtCTCTCTGTCATAAAGTAGATCTTCACGTCGACTTTAATCAAATAGGCTGGGGGTACTGGATCATCTTTCCTAAGAGATATAACGCCTACCGCTGCGAAGGTTCCTGTCCAGGTCCTCTGGGAGAAGATCTAAATCCAACCAACCACGCATATATGCAG aGTCTACTGAAACATTACTACCCTGACAGAGTGGCATCACCCTGCTGTGCCCCAACCAAAATGAGCCCATTAAGCATGCTGTACTATGAGAACGGAGAAATGCTCCTTCGACACCACGAGGACATGATTGTGGATGAATGTGGCTGCCAGTGA